Proteins encoded together in one Rhipicephalus sanguineus isolate Rsan-2018 chromosome 9, BIME_Rsan_1.4, whole genome shotgun sequence window:
- the LOC119404185 gene encoding uncharacterized protein LOC119404185 — translation MGHLFGYGQPSASTNAYNDRVGRAVEPHASWVEHGHRWQSPQRGLRLFSAHYCHELGSSSGPVIRVLALATMKFLQSCLVQARVVYRDYPNSFPSGTVACRLLSRS, via the exons ATGGGCCATCTCTTCGGCTACGGTCAACCCTCGGCATCCACCAATGCCTACAACGATCGCGTCGGTCGTGCGGTCGAACCGCACGCTAGCTGGGTGGAACACGGACACCGGTGGCAGTCACCGCAACGGGGCCTGCGGCTGTTCTCGGCTCACTACTGCCATGAGCTCGG GTCCTCATCCGGGCCCGTGATACGAGTCCTCGCACTCGCGACAATGAAATTCCTGCAGAGCTGCCTCGTGCAGGCCCGCGTCGTCTACCGGGACTACCCGAACTCCTTTCCAAGCGGAACTGTCGCGTGCAGACTGCTGTCCCGATCCTAA